In the genome of Desulfovibrio desulfuricans, one region contains:
- a CDS encoding replication-associated recombination protein A: protein MTVNRPLPERMRPDDLALFLGQTHLGDRLRSIMKSGRLPSLLFFGPPGCGKSTLALLLAKSTGRPYLRLSAPEAGLQHLRRSLTGVEILVLDELHRFSKAQQDFFLPLVESGDLTLLATTTENPSFSVTRQLLSRLHVLRLRPLGRPELMELARRGAGDLQMQMPDDVADLLAGVSHGDARTLLNLVEYVAALPEDVRDLEHIKAALPEVLIRHDKDGDNHYELASALIKSIRGSDVDAALYYLACLLEGGEDPRFVCRRLILSASEDIGLADPDALGLAVACQQAVEFVGMPEGFIPLAETVTYLAMAKKSNASYAAYLNAAREVKLNGARPVPLHLRNPSTQLQKEWGYGKEYKYPHNYPESWIEQSYLPPELEGRRFYQPRENGEEPRLSQWWRKLHKIKKTDE, encoded by the coding sequence GTGACCGTAAACAGGCCCCTACCGGAGCGCATGCGCCCCGACGATCTGGCCCTTTTTCTTGGGCAGACCCACCTTGGCGACCGCTTGCGGTCGATCATGAAGTCGGGCCGTCTGCCAAGCCTGCTTTTTTTTGGCCCGCCCGGCTGCGGCAAGTCCACCCTTGCCCTGCTGCTGGCAAAATCCACCGGCAGACCGTATCTGCGCCTGAGCGCGCCCGAGGCTGGGCTGCAGCACCTGCGCCGCTCGCTTACCGGCGTGGAAATTCTGGTTCTGGACGAGCTGCACCGTTTTTCAAAGGCGCAGCAGGACTTTTTTTTGCCGCTGGTGGAGTCGGGCGACCTGACCCTGCTGGCCACCACTACGGAAAACCCGTCTTTTAGCGTTACGCGCCAGCTGCTCTCGCGCCTGCACGTGCTCCGGCTGCGCCCCCTGGGCCGCCCCGAGCTTATGGAGCTTGCGCGGCGCGGCGCGGGCGACCTGCAGATGCAGATGCCCGACGACGTGGCCGACCTGCTGGCAGGCGTATCGCACGGCGACGCCCGCACCCTGCTGAACCTTGTGGAGTACGTTGCGGCCCTGCCCGAAGACGTGCGCGACCTGGAGCACATCAAGGCCGCCCTGCCCGAGGTGCTCATTCGCCACGACAAGGACGGCGACAACCACTACGAGCTGGCCTCGGCGCTCATCAAGTCCATACGGGGCAGCGACGTTGACGCGGCGCTTTACTATCTTGCCTGTCTGCTTGAAGGGGGCGAAGACCCGCGTTTTGTCTGCCGCAGGTTGATACTCTCCGCCTCGGAGGATATCGGCCTGGCCGATCCAGACGCGCTGGGGCTGGCGGTAGCCTGCCAGCAGGCCGTCGAGTTTGTGGGCATGCCCGAGGGCTTCATTCCACTGGCCGAAACTGTTACCTATCTGGCCATGGCCAAAAAAAGCAATGCCTCCTACGCCGCCTACCTTAATGCGGCGCGTGAGGTTAAGCTCAACGGAGCGCGGCCTGTGCCGCTGCACCTGCGCAACCCCTCTACCCAGCTGCAAAAGGAATGGGGCTACGGCAAGGAATACAAATATCCCCACAACTACCCGGAATCATGGATAGAGCAATCATACCTGCCGCCCGAGCTGGAGGGCAGAAGGTTTTATCAGCCGCGCGAAAACGGCGAAGAACCCCGGCTCAGCCAGTGGTGGCGCAAATTGCACAAAATCAAAAAAACGGATGAATAG
- a CDS encoding 16S rRNA (uracil(1498)-N(3))-methyltransferase, protein MSGPFFYLAPEQWGDTASLEGQEARHLGQVLRAAPGTEIGLLDGRGRSGIFVVRKVCKKHVELERVSETSTPAPHSRAVVALAYSKAVRRGFFMEKAVELGAHGIWLWQGDHSQGKLSAAAQEACLGQMIAGAKQSGNPWLPEVCALSGGVDQLIEASRKADHRILPWELQDGVHMLTPQMAGQPGLTVYVIGPEGGFSQRELTALQKAAFDPVSLGARVLRCETAATLCLGLHWWGSQLAGKADAATEIKQ, encoded by the coding sequence ATGAGCGGACCGTTTTTTTATCTGGCCCCGGAACAGTGGGGAGATACAGCTAGTCTTGAAGGACAGGAAGCCCGCCACCTGGGGCAGGTTTTGCGGGCGGCGCCCGGCACGGAGATAGGGCTGCTGGACGGCAGGGGCCGGTCAGGAATCTTTGTGGTGCGCAAGGTCTGCAAAAAGCATGTGGAGCTTGAGCGCGTTTCTGAAACCAGCACCCCAGCTCCCCATTCACGGGCCGTTGTGGCCCTGGCCTACAGCAAGGCCGTACGGCGCGGGTTTTTTATGGAAAAAGCCGTCGAGCTTGGCGCGCACGGCATCTGGCTGTGGCAGGGCGACCACAGTCAGGGCAAGCTCTCCGCTGCTGCGCAAGAAGCCTGCCTCGGTCAGATGATCGCCGGCGCCAAGCAGAGCGGCAACCCCTGGTTGCCCGAGGTCTGCGCCCTTTCGGGCGGGGTTGATCAGCTCATCGAAGCCTCGCGCAAGGCCGACCACCGCATTTTGCCCTGGGAGCTGCAGGACGGCGTGCACATGCTCACCCCCCAGATGGCAGGGCAACCCGGCCTTACCGTCTATGTGATCGGCCCGGAAGGCGGTTTTTCACAGCGGGAGCTCACAGCCCTGCAAAAAGCGGCATTTGACCCAGTGAGCCTTGGAGCACGCGTACTGCGCTGCGAAACGGCGGCAACGCTCTGCCTTGGCCTGCACTGGTGGGGCTCGCAACTTGCGGGCAAGGCCGACGCCGCCACGGAGATCAAACAGTGA
- a CDS encoding GAF domain-containing protein, which yields MTANSVEKHILSIVCSVFDAYSVVLFLPDEEGEAHHLSSAFSLGEKIASNASVLPGKGLVGWIIRNRQPLLVPNFDQRQSNLGYYSSGEEANIKAFMGCPVPTGGALCVDSKRQYSFSDKDHKILQMFAELISRQQGSAGRQELAGDIPRYFAELSVIQDLRFRYKRWPQFLQNYLRIMVEATGFDYCAFASVDEPGETYCVESESARLLLTGEDPLILPMGSGITGWVFRNDQPVIAEGIEGAPAAVLFGKLPDMPDFQAAICMPVMVNKSTRGVLCLAHTTPRQIDESLRSFVRQSVDHLALFLENLYLKMRLRTMLPRARVHSDGPQAYDPDTAPMPPTKEY from the coding sequence ATGACCGCCAACTCTGTTGAAAAGCATATTTTGAGCATCGTTTGCAGCGTGTTTGACGCCTATTCCGTGGTTCTTTTTTTGCCGGATGAAGAAGGCGAGGCGCACCACCTCTCCTCTGCGTTCAGCCTTGGCGAAAAAATCGCGTCCAATGCTTCGGTGCTGCCCGGCAAGGGGCTAGTCGGCTGGATTATCCGCAACCGGCAGCCTCTGCTGGTGCCCAATTTTGACCAGCGCCAGAGCAACCTTGGTTATTACAGCAGCGGCGAAGAGGCCAATATCAAGGCCTTTATGGGCTGCCCTGTGCCCACGGGCGGCGCGCTGTGCGTGGACAGCAAGCGGCAGTATTCCTTTTCGGACAAAGACCACAAAATTTTGCAGATGTTTGCCGAGCTTATCTCGCGCCAGCAGGGTTCGGCCGGTCGGCAGGAGCTTGCGGGGGATATACCGCGTTATTTTGCCGAGCTGTCCGTCATTCAGGACCTGCGCTTTCGCTACAAGCGCTGGCCGCAGTTTTTGCAAAACTATCTGCGCATCATGGTCGAGGCCACGGGCTTTGACTACTGCGCTTTTGCCTCGGTGGACGAGCCGGGCGAGACCTATTGCGTGGAGAGCGAATCGGCCCGCCTGTTGCTGACAGGCGAGGATCCGCTTATCCTGCCCATGGGCAGCGGCATTACGGGTTGGGTGTTTCGCAACGACCAGCCGGTGATCGCCGAGGGTATCGAAGGCGCGCCCGCAGCCGTGCTGTTTGGCAAGCTGCCCGACATGCCCGACTTTCAGGCGGCCATCTGCATGCCGGTTATGGTCAACAAAAGCACGCGCGGCGTGCTGTGCCTTGCCCACACCACCCCCCGGCAGATAGACGAATCGCTGCGCAGTTTTGTGCGGCAGTCTGTGGATCATCTGGCTTTGTTTTTGGAAAATCTGTATCTTAAAATGCGGCTTAGGACCATGTTGCCCAGAGCGCGGGTACACAGCGACGGTCCTCAGGCTTACGATCCCGACACCGCGCCCATGCCGCCAACAAAAGAATACTAA
- a CDS encoding rod shape-determining protein — MLLRRLFRFLSKDIAMDLGTANTLLYTRAHGIVINEPSVVAIDTHKNSVLAVGAAAKDYLGRTPQRIRAVRPMKDGVIADFDITREMIAYFVRKAITGMRLVKPSMVICIPTGITQVEKRAVIDSAIMAGAADVAMVEEPMAAAIGADLPIHEPLGNLVLDIGGGTSEVAVITLAGIANAQSVRVAGDAMNMAVQRYMRDVFRMEVGDNTAENVKKILGSAMPMPNAPVLEVSGKDLVRGAPRVVKVTEGHVREALREPVLAILGAVMRALEKTPPELAADIYRNGMLMAGGGSLLKGLDQFIAQETRLKVFVDKDPLTTVLRGTARAMLDRQLYHSVFIN, encoded by the coding sequence ATGCTGCTACGGCGTCTTTTCAGATTTTTGTCCAAAGACATTGCCATGGATCTTGGCACTGCCAACACCCTGCTCTACACGCGGGCGCATGGCATTGTGATCAACGAGCCGTCTGTGGTTGCCATTGACACGCACAAAAATTCTGTTCTCGCCGTAGGAGCTGCGGCCAAGGATTACCTTGGTCGCACGCCCCAGCGCATCAGGGCGGTGCGCCCCATGAAGGACGGCGTCATCGCCGACTTCGATATCACCCGCGAAATGATCGCCTACTTTGTGCGCAAGGCCATTACGGGCATGCGTCTGGTCAAGCCCTCCATGGTCATCTGCATCCCCACCGGCATTACGCAGGTGGAAAAACGCGCCGTCATCGACTCTGCCATCATGGCTGGCGCGGCGGACGTGGCAATGGTCGAGGAGCCAATGGCGGCGGCCATAGGGGCCGATTTGCCCATTCACGAGCCGCTGGGCAACCTCGTGCTCGATATTGGCGGCGGTACAAGCGAGGTGGCCGTTATCACCTTGGCGGGCATTGCCAACGCGCAGTCTGTGCGTGTGGCTGGCGACGCCATGAACATGGCCGTGCAGCGCTATATGCGCGATGTTTTTCGGATGGAAGTTGGCGACAATACAGCGGAAAACGTCAAAAAAATTCTTGGTTCGGCCATGCCCATGCCCAACGCCCCGGTGCTTGAGGTCTCAGGCAAGGACTTGGTGCGGGGCGCGCCCCGCGTGGTAAAAGTTACCGAGGGTCACGTGCGCGAGGCCCTGCGGGAGCCTGTGCTGGCCATACTGGGCGCCGTGATGCGCGCGCTGGAAAAAACACCGCCCGAGCTAGCGGCCGATATTTACCGCAACGGCATGCTCATGGCGGGCGGCGGCTCGCTGCTCAAGGGGCTTGACCAGTTTATCGCCCAGGAGACGCGCCTTAAGGTTTTTGTGGACAAGGATCCCCTTACGACCGTGCTGCGGGGTACGGCGAGGGCCATGCTTGACCGCCAGCTGTACCACTCTGTTTTTATCAACTAG
- a CDS encoding inositol monophosphatase family protein has product MFSSQKVLQECMEIVLQSGNIVREHWARPSNVMHKGRIDLVTQTDLAVEAFLKEKLAGLVPGAAFMAEESSQSEREPDGLCWIIDPVDGTTNFVHRIPQVATSVALWHNGRAELGVVNIPMMHECFSARRGQGAFVNDVPLAVSKAQTLGDSLVATGFPYDFTGRLDRVLARLALVLPKSQGLRRMGAAAVDLAYVACGRVDMFYEEGLKPWDFAAGMLLVEEAGGKVTNMRGDPLHFGDVLLASNGLVHEESVALLGPTDVTSGATSGAA; this is encoded by the coding sequence ATGTTTTCATCTCAAAAAGTTTTGCAAGAGTGCATGGAAATTGTGCTGCAAAGCGGCAACATTGTGCGCGAGCACTGGGCGAGACCCAGCAACGTGATGCACAAGGGGCGCATTGATCTGGTTACGCAGACCGATCTGGCAGTCGAGGCGTTTTTGAAAGAAAAACTGGCCGGGCTTGTGCCGGGCGCAGCCTTTATGGCTGAGGAAAGCAGCCAGAGCGAGCGCGAGCCGGATGGTCTGTGCTGGATTATTGACCCTGTGGACGGCACAACCAATTTTGTTCACCGCATCCCGCAGGTAGCGACCTCTGTGGCCTTGTGGCACAATGGCCGCGCCGAGCTTGGCGTGGTCAACATCCCCATGATGCACGAGTGCTTCAGCGCGCGGCGGGGGCAGGGGGCTTTTGTCAACGACGTGCCGCTGGCCGTGAGCAAGGCCCAAACCCTTGGGGACTCGCTGGTAGCTACGGGCTTTCCGTACGATTTTACGGGGCGTCTCGACAGGGTTCTTGCGCGGCTTGCCCTTGTGCTGCCCAAGAGCCAGGGCCTGCGCCGCATGGGCGCGGCGGCAGTGGATCTGGCCTATGTGGCCTGCGGCAGGGTGGACATGTTTTATGAGGAAGGCCTGAAACCCTGGGATTTTGCCGCCGGGATGCTGCTGGTTGAAGAGGCCGGGGGCAAGGTTACCAATATGCGCGGCGATCCCCTGCATTTTGGCGATGTGCTGCTGGCCTCCAACGGCCTGGTGCATGAAGAATCCGTTGCCCTGCTTGGCCCCACTGACGTGACATCTGGCGCGACATCTGGCGCGGCGTAG
- a CDS encoding NUDIX hydrolase, with protein MEISLYPSSSATPDLLEVVDKNNVPLCVMRSEDVLRQALHHRAVGLLVRDRQGRALLTHRPGLGWGMSSFGRLPAGQSTELRALQLLNDDWGHDGRVLPLGVCPPGPESSNAFVALYEGRVPALLAAAAVRDPDRHMLVDYDELRGIGIHFGELLSPFLRVAVQAGLVRPR; from the coding sequence ATGGAAATCAGCCTCTATCCTTCATCAAGCGCCACTCCAGATCTGCTGGAGGTTGTGGACAAAAACAACGTGCCTCTGTGCGTCATGCGCAGCGAAGACGTTCTGCGCCAGGCCCTGCACCACAGGGCCGTGGGCCTGCTTGTGCGCGACCGGCAAGGGCGCGCCCTGCTTACCCACAGGCCAGGGCTCGGCTGGGGCATGTCGTCCTTTGGGCGGCTGCCAGCCGGGCAATCGACTGAACTCCGGGCCCTGCAGCTCTTAAACGACGACTGGGGGCACGATGGCAGGGTCTTGCCGCTGGGGGTCTGCCCGCCGGGGCCGGAGAGCTCCAACGCATTTGTGGCGCTATATGAGGGGCGCGTGCCTGCGTTGCTGGCAGCCGCAGCCGTTCGCGACCCGGATCGTCACATGCTGGTGGACTACGATGAGCTGCGCGGCATTGGCATCCATTTTGGCGAGCTGCTGTCGCCCTTTTTGCGCGTGGCGGTTCAGGCCGGTCTGGTACGCCCGCGCTGA
- the rimI gene encoding ribosomal protein S18-alanine N-acetyltransferase: MRASTEQGERLQMLGPQHAAAMYEIERQCFPLPWSQEQCAAAFGQKAFAALGLFRHEALIGYISVYHTLDELEILNLAVLPQERRRGYGRRILGLVLRLARKMAINKILLEVRVGNKPAICLYESCGFKREGVRKKYYTDTGEDALIYLCSI, translated from the coding sequence ATGAGAGCTTCCACAGAGCAGGGCGAACGTCTTCAGATGCTTGGGCCGCAGCACGCCGCCGCCATGTACGAAATTGAGCGCCAGTGTTTTCCCTTGCCCTGGTCCCAGGAGCAGTGCGCTGCGGCGTTTGGGCAAAAGGCCTTTGCCGCGCTTGGGCTGTTCAGGCATGAAGCGCTGATTGGCTATATATCTGTTTACCATACGCTGGATGAACTGGAAATACTCAATCTGGCGGTGTTGCCGCAAGAGCGGCGGCGCGGTTACGGAAGGCGCATACTGGGCCTGGTCTTGCGCCTTGCCCGTAAAATGGCTATTAATAAAATCTTGCTTGAAGTGCGGGTGGGCAACAAGCCAGCCATTTGTCTGTATGAAAGCTGCGGCTTCAAGCGTGAGGGAGTGCGCAAAAAGTATTATACCGATACTGGTGAAGACGCGCTTATCTATCTTTGTTCCATCTGA
- the tpiA gene encoding triose-phosphate isomerase, with protein sequence MQKIFAANWKMYKTRSQASQSAQELAKGLGQMPAGQEVVVFAPFTAISCAADAFKGHAGLTVGGQNCYPAEEGAFTGETSPAMLRDAGAAWVLTGHSERRHIMGEDDALVARKTIFALEHGLNVLLCIGETLEQREAGKLNAVLERQLAAVFAAMPASLGGAALVGKLAVGYEPVWAIGTGKVAGPKEVLDAHAVTRALLGKLVGETASRLPILYGGSVKPNNAAGLMALDNVDGLLVGGASLEAQSFLQIIGA encoded by the coding sequence ATGCAAAAGATATTTGCCGCCAACTGGAAGATGTATAAAACCCGCTCTCAGGCAAGCCAGAGCGCTCAAGAACTGGCCAAGGGCCTTGGTCAGATGCCTGCGGGGCAGGAGGTTGTAGTTTTTGCTCCCTTTACGGCCATCAGTTGCGCGGCCGACGCCTTTAAGGGCCATGCGGGCCTTACTGTTGGCGGACAAAACTGCTATCCGGCGGAAGAAGGCGCCTTTACCGGCGAAACTTCGCCCGCCATGCTGCGCGATGCCGGCGCGGCCTGGGTGCTGACCGGGCACTCGGAGCGGCGGCACATCATGGGCGAAGATGACGCCCTTGTGGCGCGCAAAACCATTTTTGCCCTTGAACACGGCCTTAACGTGCTGCTGTGCATCGGCGAAACCCTTGAACAACGTGAAGCAGGCAAGCTCAACGCCGTGCTTGAACGGCAGCTTGCTGCAGTTTTTGCGGCCATGCCTGCCAGCCTTGGCGGCGCTGCCCTTGTGGGCAAGCTGGCCGTAGGGTATGAACCCGTGTGGGCCATCGGCACTGGCAAGGTTGCCGGACCGAAGGAAGTGCTGGACGCCCACGCCGTAACGCGGGCCCTGCTGGGCAAACTGGTGGGTGAAACCGCGTCCCGGCTGCCTATTCTTTATGGCGGCAGCGTCAAGCCGAACAATGCCGCCGGGCTTATGGCCCTTGACAATGTGGACGGCCTTCTGGTAGGTGGAGCGTCTTTAGAAGCACAAAGCTTCTTACAAATTATCGGGGCCTAA
- the secG gene encoding preprotein translocase subunit SecG encodes MQTLILTLHIIVCVLLVILVLLQAGKEGMGVIFGGGNSSVFGSGGAGGILAKLTALMAVIFIITSISYTLVTSSRPANQSTILDVKIEEPAAPRPAAPAIKPGAEAAPAPAAAPAAPAAPAGQTAPAPAAQ; translated from the coding sequence GTGCAGACTCTCATTCTTACGCTGCATATTATTGTGTGCGTGTTGCTGGTGATTCTTGTGCTGCTTCAGGCAGGCAAGGAAGGCATGGGCGTAATTTTTGGCGGCGGCAACAGCTCTGTGTTCGGCAGTGGCGGCGCAGGCGGCATACTTGCCAAGCTGACCGCGCTGATGGCTGTGATTTTTATCATCACCTCCATCAGCTACACCCTTGTGACCAGCTCGCGCCCCGCTAATCAGTCTACAATTCTTGACGTCAAGATTGAAGAACCTGCCGCTCCCCGGCCCGCAGCCCCGGCCATAAAGCCCGGCGCTGAAGCAGCACCCGCACCTGCGGCGGCCCCAGCGGCTCCGGCAGCCCCTGCCGGGCAAACCGCCCCGGCTCCTGCGGCCCAATAA
- a CDS encoding Smr/MutS family protein, which produces MSDADAFGANPFRTLNAKQFPEKQKPGDRHPKPAHQGRGKRVVAGAANVQHAELSDEDCDLFLNAVSSVTPAKNSTKSSQGGAQGFSLDERGALTSMADALADERGKGKAKKTAGRANSAQAMPKNMPQAKGQPKAQGKQTQPADAMSGDFAAAAQQETDDEAAAFLTAMGTVSPLSGKGRDVAPAPEAGTPPPQGEMSLQDFMDGKLEFALTFSDEYLEGHVVGLDQMILNKLRSGGLSPEAHLDLHGLNALQAFEALRGFFKGSWYKGLRTVLVVPGRGRNSPDGVGILREKLQSWLTQDPFKRVVLAFCTAQPHDGGPGSVYVLLRKYRKKGRIYWERMPADSDLY; this is translated from the coding sequence ATGTCTGATGCTGATGCCTTTGGCGCAAATCCCTTTCGCACGCTCAATGCCAAGCAGTTTCCGGAAAAGCAGAAACCGGGCGACAGGCATCCCAAACCTGCCCACCAGGGGCGCGGCAAGCGTGTTGTTGCCGGGGCGGCCAACGTCCAGCACGCGGAGCTTTCGGATGAAGACTGCGACCTGTTTTTGAACGCCGTCAGCAGTGTGACCCCTGCAAAAAATTCAACAAAATCCTCACAGGGCGGGGCGCAGGGCTTTTCGCTTGATGAGCGCGGCGCATTGACCAGCATGGCCGACGCTCTGGCAGACGAGCGCGGCAAGGGCAAGGCAAAAAAAACCGCCGGGCGTGCCAATTCTGCCCAGGCTATGCCCAAGAACATGCCGCAGGCCAAGGGGCAGCCCAAGGCGCAGGGCAAACAGACTCAGCCGGCAGATGCCATGTCTGGGGATTTTGCCGCTGCCGCCCAGCAGGAGACTGACGACGAGGCCGCCGCCTTTTTGACAGCCATGGGCACGGTAAGCCCCCTCTCCGGTAAAGGGCGCGACGTGGCCCCGGCCCCGGAAGCTGGCACGCCTCCCCCTCAGGGCGAGATGAGCCTGCAGGACTTTATGGACGGCAAGCTTGAGTTTGCCCTGACGTTTTCGGACGAATATCTTGAGGGGCATGTCGTCGGGCTTGACCAGATGATTCTTAACAAACTGCGGTCCGGGGGCCTCAGCCCGGAGGCGCACCTTGACCTGCACGGCCTCAATGCGCTGCAGGCTTTTGAGGCTCTGCGGGGCTTTTTCAAGGGCAGCTGGTACAAGGGGTTGCGCACGGTGCTGGTAGTGCCTGGGCGTGGCCGCAATTCGCCGGACGGCGTGGGTATTCTGCGCGAAAAGCTGCAAAGTTGGCTGACGCAGGATCCCTTCAAGCGGGTTGTGCTGGCCTTTTGCACTGCGCAGCCGCATGACGGCGGCCCCGGCAGCGTATACGTGCTGCTGCGCAAATACCGCAAAAAAGGCCGTATTTACTGGGAAAGGATGCCTGCGGATTCTGACCTGTACTAG
- a CDS encoding DnaJ family domain-containing protein, which translates to MSNANPWSVIQLVAERRIEEALSQGAFDNLPGAGKPLEIEDLSHVPEDMRMAYKILRNAGCLPPELEERKEINRLVDLLEHCEDEQERLRQMQRVRFMVTQAKIRFQRPLHIEQDDPYYDRLLDRLTAMSGKPGKAG; encoded by the coding sequence ATGAGTAACGCCAATCCCTGGTCTGTCATCCAGCTTGTGGCGGAACGCCGCATCGAGGAGGCCCTGTCGCAAGGGGCCTTTGACAATCTGCCCGGCGCTGGCAAACCTCTGGAGATTGAAGACCTGAGCCATGTGCCGGAAGACATGCGCATGGCTTATAAAATACTGCGCAATGCGGGCTGCCTGCCGCCGGAGCTTGAGGAACGCAAAGAGATTAACAGGCTTGTCGACCTGCTGGAGCACTGCGAGGACGAGCAGGAACGCTTGCGGCAAATGCAAAGAGTGCGCTTTATGGTTACGCAGGCCAAAATACGCTTTCAGCGGCCCCTGCACATCGAGCAGGACGACCCGTATTATGACCGTCTTCTGGACAGGCTCACTGCCATGTCAGGCAAACCGGGCAAGGCTGGCTGA